A region from the Candidatus Cloacimonadota bacterium genome encodes:
- a CDS encoding four helix bundle protein, producing MGSYRNLEVYIKSMELALAVYKLSSSFPKHELYGMTSQMRRCAVSIPSNMAEGHSRNSTPEFIRFLNIANGSLSELETQLELAYQLEYYQDFDTYASQIRHVRSMLINLIKALKAKNGKA from the coding sequence ATGGGTTCTTACAGAAATCTTGAGGTATACATCAAGAGCATGGAGCTTGCACTTGCGGTGTACAAACTCAGTAGCAGTTTTCCAAAACATGAGTTGTATGGCATGACTTCGCAGATGAGGCGCTGTGCTGTATCCATACCCTCAAACATGGCCGAAGGCCACAGCCGTAACAGCACTCCCGAATTCATCCGCTTTCTGAACATCGCAAACGGCTCGCTATCCGAGCTTGAAACCCAGTTGGAACTTGCGTACCAGCTCGAGTATTACCAGGATTTTGACACATATGCTTCCCAGATCAGACATGTCCGCTCGATGCTGATCAATCTGATCAAGGCACTCAAGGCAAAAAATGGCAAAGCCTGA
- the rseP gene encoding RIP metalloprotease RseP, translating into MTLLYTILAFGAMIFIHELGHYKVARWFRVGIEKFSIGFGKPIKEWKRDGVIWRIGWIPLGGYVKMRGENPDAPDKDAADSFFRLAWWKKALIGFSGPFANLLLGLMLFILSFILPVHIQDQYPVISRAEGAWTQVFAPGDSILSVNGRPVQGFSEFLESLLETQQSTVTFRRTSETKTARISATDVDSLLNSVYPIADTRVGEVVPKTAAYHAKLQPGDRITAVDSVAVADWYAMREVIVNAPRDNVLLTIERDGTSFTKSLKLESSLNTGGSRAIGIMQYQPVRYDRRFNVFEAIKLGAYNTANFIAMNYQMLGKLLRSPAELRKSVGGPVMIATMSQQIGQRGFGSLLIFFGGISLMLMIMNLLPIPILDGGLILFSIIEGIIRRPIPLKVQSVLQSIGFVILMGLMILALYSDVTSEIMRFMNR; encoded by the coding sequence ATGACTCTCCTCTATACGATTCTCGCCTTTGGGGCAATGATTTTTATCCACGAACTGGGGCATTATAAAGTCGCGCGCTGGTTTCGAGTTGGGATCGAAAAATTTTCCATCGGCTTCGGCAAGCCGATCAAAGAGTGGAAGCGTGACGGAGTTATCTGGCGCATAGGCTGGATCCCGCTGGGCGGCTACGTGAAGATGAGAGGCGAGAATCCGGATGCTCCGGACAAGGATGCCGCGGACTCCTTTTTCCGCTTGGCCTGGTGGAAAAAGGCGCTGATTGGGTTCAGCGGGCCCTTTGCCAATCTGTTGCTGGGTTTGATGCTGTTCATCCTTTCCTTCATTCTGCCCGTTCACATCCAGGACCAGTATCCCGTGATCAGCCGCGCCGAAGGCGCCTGGACACAGGTTTTCGCCCCCGGCGACAGCATCCTGAGCGTTAACGGCAGGCCGGTGCAAGGATTCAGTGAATTCTTGGAAAGCCTGCTTGAAACGCAGCAGAGCACCGTGACTTTCAGAAGAACCTCAGAGACTAAGACAGCCCGGATCTCCGCGACCGATGTGGATTCGCTGCTGAACAGCGTTTATCCCATCGCCGACACCCGGGTGGGCGAAGTGGTGCCCAAAACGGCGGCCTACCATGCCAAACTGCAGCCCGGAGACCGCATCACGGCGGTGGATTCGGTAGCTGTGGCGGACTGGTACGCGATGCGGGAAGTGATTGTCAATGCCCCGCGGGACAATGTGTTGCTCACCATCGAGAGGGACGGAACCAGTTTCACCAAAAGCCTGAAACTGGAATCCAGCCTCAACACCGGCGGCAGCCGAGCCATCGGCATCATGCAATACCAGCCGGTGCGTTACGACCGCCGCTTCAACGTTTTCGAGGCTATCAAGCTGGGCGCCTACAACACTGCCAACTTCATTGCCATGAACTATCAGATGCTGGGCAAATTGCTGCGCAGCCCCGCCGAACTCAGAAAATCCGTCGGCGGCCCGGTGATGATCGCCACCATGAGCCAGCAAATAGGGCAGCGCGGCTTCGGCAGCCTGCTGATCTTCTTTGGCGGCATCAGTCTCATGCTGATGATCATGAATCTGCTGCCCATCCCCATCCTGGACGGCGGACTCATCCTCTTCTCCATCATCGAGGGCATCATCCGCCGGCCGATCCCGCTCAAGGTCCAGTCTGTTCTGCAGTCGATCGGATTTGTCATCCTGATGGGACTGATGATATTGGCCCTGTATTCGGATGTGACGAGCGAGATCATGCGCTTTATGAACAGATGA
- a CDS encoding four helix bundle protein: MGSYRDLDLYNKSMDFVVRVYKATESFPKHELFGICSQLRRCAVSIPSNIAEGSGRNNRKEFIQFLFIANGSLSELETQLEIASRLGYIENIGSYTEDVKYIRKMLTGLIKYHQNNDPKAVKDNK; encoded by the coding sequence ATGGGATCATACCGTGATTTAGACCTTTATAATAAAAGCATGGATTTTGTTGTCCGGGTTTACAAGGCCACAGAATCCTTCCCCAAACACGAATTGTTTGGAATTTGTTCTCAGCTCAGAAGATGCGCAGTGTCCATTCCTTCGAACATCGCCGAGGGTTCAGGCAGGAATAATCGCAAGGAATTCATTCAATTTCTCTTTATCGCCAACGGATCATTGTCAGAGTTGGAAACGCAATTGGAGATCGCTTCGCGTTTAGGCTATATTGAAAACATCGGATCATATACGGAAGACGTTAAGTACATTAGAAAAATGCTGACCGGACTGATCAAGTATCACCAAAATAATGACCCCAAAGCAGTTAAGGATAACAAATGA
- a CDS encoding cobalamin-dependent protein (Presence of a B(12) (cobalamin)-binding domain implies dependence on cobalamin itself, in one of its several forms, or in some unusual lineages, dependence on a cobalamin-like analog.), whose product MSKKTMIRPYGDTSGDGKIQLSFSLPVPPDAFGKEAARLLLKSIGFEEIEICGVRDLREGYTHFIAYAVTSAFVDPANIKVKVVETPVMDMEATDAYIRENIGREVTVVGACIESDAHTVGIDAIMNMKGYNHRYGLERYQWFNAINLGAQVPSEELLRRARAENADVILVSQVVTQKNIHIKNLTRLIELAEAEQLRDKMLFICGGPRISHELAIELGYDAGFGTGTYSTDVASFIAITLAGRKIDKQINR is encoded by the coding sequence ATGAGCAAAAAAACCATGATTCGCCCCTATGGCGACACCTCGGGCGACGGCAAGATACAGCTTTCCTTCAGCCTGCCTGTGCCCCCGGACGCCTTTGGCAAGGAAGCCGCGCGCCTGCTTCTGAAAAGCATCGGCTTTGAAGAGATCGAGATCTGCGGCGTCCGCGACCTGCGTGAAGGCTACACCCATTTCATCGCCTACGCCGTCACTTCCGCCTTTGTGGATCCCGCCAACATCAAGGTGAAAGTGGTGGAAACCCCGGTCATGGACATGGAGGCCACAGATGCCTACATCCGGGAAAACATCGGCCGCGAGGTCACCGTGGTTGGCGCTTGCATCGAAAGCGACGCCCACACCGTGGGGATCGACGCCATCATGAACATGAAAGGCTACAACCACCGCTACGGGCTGGAACGCTATCAGTGGTTCAACGCCATCAACCTAGGCGCCCAGGTGCCATCGGAAGAACTGCTGCGCCGCGCCCGCGCTGAAAACGCAGACGTGATCCTCGTTTCCCAGGTGGTCACCCAGAAGAACATCCACATCAAAAACCTCACCCGGCTCATCGAATTGGCTGAGGCGGAACAGCTTAGAGACAAGATGCTGTTCATTTGCGGAGGGCCGCGCATCTCGCACGAACTGGCCATCGAACTGGGATATGATGCGGGATTTGGCACTGGCACATACTCAACGGATGTTGCGTCTTTCATAGCTATTACGCTGGCTGGTAGGAAGATAGATAAACAGATTAACAGATGA